GCTTCGAAGGCTTTGGCCCAACCCTCTCCGTAGGCGTCGTTGAAGCCGATGTAGGCGGCGGTCTTGACCCCGCTGGCCTTCATGTCCTGCACGATGGGGGTGCTCATCTGCTGCTCGGTTTGGGGAGTCTTGAAAATCCAGCGGCGCTTCTCATCCACCGGATAGACGATCTCGAGGTTGGCCGCCAGGGAGATCACCGGGACGCCTGCTTCGGCGGCGGGATCGATCATGCCCAAGGAAGCCGGGGTGGTGGTGGTTCCGATGATGGCCAGCACCCCATCTTCTTGGATCAGCTTGCGGGTAGCCCGCACCGCTTGGGTAGTGTCCGAGGCGTCATCGATGACGATGAACTGCACCGGCCGGCCCGCCACGCCGCCGCGGCGGTTGACCTGCTCCTCCAGGATCACCATCGTGTTGCGCTCAGGGATGCCCAAGCTGGCCGCGGGGCCGGTGGCCGAGACCACCACCCCGATCTTGAGCGGGGCCTGTTGGGCTAGTCCAAGTCCCATCCCTAGTGCCAAAAGTCCGATTAGAGCTCGCTTCATGGATTGCCTCCTTGCACCGAAGAGTTCCAGTGCCTGCCGCTAAAGGATTCGCTGCCGGTCGCGACCATTCGCTGTAGCAGCGGATGTGGCCGATAGCGGTCTTCGCCCAATTCGCCGTGTAGGCCTTCCAGAGCACGCAGCACCGGCTTGAGCCAGATGGCCTCGGCCCATTCTAAAGGGCCCCGGGGGTACCCGGTGCCAAGCCGCATCGCCCGGTCGAGGTCGGCTGGGGTCGCCAGCCCCTCCGCCACCGCCGAGACCGCTTCGTTGATCAGCAAGGCCAGGATGCGAAACCCCACCCCGCCGGGCTGGTCGGGAAGCTCGAGCACACGGTGGCCGTGAGCCTGGAAGTAGCGCTGGGCCAGCCTTACTGCCGCATTTTCCCCCGAGATGGGGGCATAGACTTCGGCGATATTCCCCTCGGACAGAGGGGGTACCAGGCTGAACCCCGCTACCGGGCGGTCGGGATAGGCCTCTGCGGCTGCGCTCGCCGAGTGTCCCCAGACCAGCGTGACCACCGGTAGGCGCTCGGGGAGGTTTCCCTTGCGCTCGAGCTTCACCCGACAGTCGAGGATGAAATCGGCTTGGGCTGGCTCCTCGGTATGGCGGTAGCGCTGCCGCAAGGACTGAGCCAGCGGATGCGGCCCCACGATGAAGGCGGTGGGGGCTTGCTCGAGGTTTGCGGATGGGGCCTCAGGCAGGGGGGGCGGGCCCGGCGGGTAGGTGTACCACCCTACGCCGCTCTTGCGCCCCAACATGCCCGCCGCGACCCGCTGGGCCTGCAAGGGGTGGGGCCGGTAGCGCGGCTCGCCGAAGAAGCCCTCGTACACCGAGCGGCTGGCGGCCAGGTTCACATCCAACCCGATCAGGTCCATCAGCTCGAAGGGCCCCATGGGAAACCCCAGACCCTTGGCGATCCAGTCGATGTGCTCTTTGGGGATCCCTTCCCCGTATAGTCGCAGCGCCTCGCCGTAGAAGGGCCGGGCCACCCGGTTGACCAAAAAGCCCGGCATATCCGCTGCTTGTACCGGCTCCTTGCCCCAGCTTCGGGCCAGCTCGAGGGCCTTGTGGACCACCTCGGGCGCGGTGCGCAGGCCGGGGATCACCTCTACCAACCGCATCCGCGGAGCCGGGTTGAAAAAATGCAACCCGATGACCCGCTCCGGTTGGGGGCAAGCGGCGGCGATCGCCGAGACCGAGAGGGTGGAGGTGTTGGTGGCCAGAATGGCCGCTGGAGCTATCTGTGCGGCCTGGGCCAGGAGGGTCTGTTTGAGCTCGAGGCGTTCCGGGGCGGCCTCGATCACCCAAGCCGCCTCGGCCATCTGCCCGCTCAGCTCATGCGCGGTTTGGATCCGCTCGAGGATGGCTTCGGGGTTCTCGCGCAGCCGCCCGCGTTCAGCCTGCCGGCTCAGGTCCGCGGCGATCTCGGCTTTAGCCCGCTCGAGCGCCTCTTGGCTGGGATCGTAAAGCCAGACCGGGTGCCCGGCCTGCGCTGCGACCTGGGCGATGCCCCGACCCATCGTGCCCGCACCTAAAATGGCGACCATTTCTCGCCCCATCTTGGCCTCTCGTTGCATTTGGGTTTCACGCACCTAACCCCTAACCTAACAAATGTTTGTTATTTTGCAAGAGCGGGCCGCTTAGATGACGTGCTGGGGAAGCCCCTGGAGGGCGGATTCCCTGGCCTCGACCCAGCCCCCTTCGAATGCCTCCATCCGGCTGCCCTCCTCAAACCAGCTTCTTGGGGTCTTGGCGCCCCACAGGGTCTGGCGCCGCGGGTCGTTGAGGTGCCAGCGGATCGGCTCGAAGTCGGGGTCCACGGTGAGGTAATCGGAGGTGTACAGCTCGATGCGGTGCCCGTCGGGGTCGCGCAGGTAGAGGAAGAAAGCGTTGGAGATGCCGTGTCGGCCCGGCCCGCGCTCGATGGCGTCGGTCTCCCTGGCCCCGGCCAGGATATCGCAGGCCCTGAGGATGCTATTGGCATCCGGCATCCAGTAGGCGAAGTGGTGCAGCCTTGGCCCGCTTCCGTTGGTCAGGGCCAGGTCGTGCACCCCGCCGCGGCGCTGGATCCAGGCCGCCCAGATGCGCCCCTCGTCGTCTTCGGTGTATTCGGAGAGGCGGAAGGCCAGCCGGTCCATGTACCAGCGCATGGTGGCTTCCACCTGGGGGCTCATCACGTTGACGTGGTCGATCCGCTGGAGGCCGGGCCCCCGGTGCAGGTGGTAGCTTTGCAGCAGCCAGGGGTACTTCTGGCTTTCGGCGTAAAAGGCCACCGGCACCCCGAAGGGATCTTGCATCCGGAGGAGCCGGGGGCGGTCTTGCTCGCTCTCCCAGCGCCAGGGGAGCCCCTCGGCCTCGGCCAGGGCGACCAGGGCGTCCAAGTCGGCCTGGGTGGCCACGCGGTAGGCCAGGTGTTTGATCCCTGCTGCTGGAGCCTGTTCCAGCTTCAAGGTCCACTCCCGGTCTTCCACCCCGCGCAGGTAGAGGGCCCCAGGGCGCTCGTGCAGGACGTTGAGCCCCAGCAGGTCCACGTAGAAGCGCCTCGAGCGCTCGAGGTCGGTTACATAGAAAACGCCGTGTCCGATGCGGATGATGTTGGGCGTCGTCACGATGCCTCCTTACTCGATCCTGCGATAGGCGCGGTTCCAGTAGAGCAGGGGATGGCCCCCTTCCCCTAACCGGACCTCCTCCACTTTCCCCACTACGATGCGGTGATCCCCACCCGGATAGAGCCGCCACACCGTGCAGTACAGCGTAGCCAACGCCCCCTCGATGGCTAAGTCCGCTCCCAACGGCTCGAGGTCCGGGACGGGCTTTCCAGCGAAGTGGGCCGAGACCCGCTCCTGCCCCTCCGCCAGGAGGTTTACTGCAAAGCGCCCAGCCCTCTCGAGCACCGGCAGCAAGTGGGCTTTCTCGTCCACGCATACCAGGATCAAGGGGGGCTCGAGGCTGACGCTGCTAAAGCTGCTGGCGGTCATTCCCCGCCGCTCTTGGCCCCACGCGGCGGCTACTACCGTCACCCCGCTGGGCCAGCGGGCCAGAGCGGCTTTGAAAGCCGCACTCAGGGTAGGCTGAGCGAGGCTACTCATCAGTCCCCCGCCACTGCCTCGGGCTTGGGCGTGCGGGCCCAGCCCAAAAACTCGCGGATGCGCTGTTTGTAGGGCTCCTTGTCGTAGACGCCGAAGAGGGTCTGGTACATGCGCACCGGATCGCCGAAGAAGAAGCGTTCGTATAGCTCCTGCCGCGCCCCGAAGCCCGAGAGGGTCATGTCCCAGGCCAGCCGGAAGAGCTGCACCCGCTGGTGGGCGGGTAGGGTGGCAGACTGGAGATACTTCTCCAGATACGGCCCCACGGGCGAGTCAAAATCGGCCTCGGAGGGCAGGGTGATGAGCCCGGAGGCGCTGACTTGCTCCACGATCTCCCGGAGGCGCGGGTACAGGCGGGGGAAGAGGTTCCGCGCCCCGTCGATGGCCCCTCGGTCGGGGCAGATTAGACCATACCTGTTGGGCTTGGCGTCGCGTTCAGCCCGAGCCCAGAAGCCCTTCATGGCCTCGAGGTAGACGATGACCTCGGCGATCTTCTCCTGCACGTGGGGGAAGGCGTCGGCCCCGATGGCCTCGGCGATCAGGCTCACCAGGCCCAAGAAGGCTTCGGTCTTGGCGTTTTTGAGCACCACTACCTGGTGGGCCATGTGCATGAGCGCCCCGGTCTCGGCGTAGGCGTTGTTGCACCTGGCCAGGTCGCCCAGAATGAACACCCGCTCCCAGGGTACAAACACCTCGTCGAAGACGGTCAGGCAGTCCATCTCCTCGAGGCGGCTGGAAAGCGGATGGTCATACCCTGAACCCTCCTCCGCCAGCGCCTCGCGGCTGATGAAGTGTAGCCCCGGGGTGTTGGTGGGGATGGCGAAGGCCACCGCGTACTTGTCGGCCCCCGGCCCCTCCTTGAGCAGGGTAGAGGGGAAGACCAAAAGCTCATCCGCCGTGGGCAGCGTGGAGAGCATCCGCGCCCCCCGCACCACGATGCCCCCGTCGGTCTGCTTCACCACGCCCACCGGGATATAAGGATCGGGTTGCTCGGTAGTGCCCTTGGCCCGGTTCACCTGGGGGTTGGTGAGGCAGTGGGTGGTGGCGAGGTCGTTTTCGCGCACGTACTGAACATAGTTCCGCACGTTGTCGGCGAACTCCCCGAAGAACTCGGCGCTGGCTTCATAGGCCATCAGCACCGCGTTGAGGTAATCGGGGCTGCGCCCCATCATGCCCAGGTGGGTATCGGCCCACAGCTTGTAGGCCGCGCTGCGGCGGGAGAGGTCCTCCCTAGTCCGGGCCGGGAGCAGGCTCATCGCGTAGCGCTTCCCCCGTTCCTCGTAGGTCAGGGTGTCGCGGTAGCGCGGGTCGTGCTGCATGTCGTACATGCGGGCCAAGGTGTGGGTGATTCCCTTGAAGACGGGATGGGTAGTAGGGTCTTCGACCTTTTCTCCCTTGTACCAGAGGTTGGGCGGGTTCTGCTGTAGGGCCTCGAGGTACTGCTTGCCGGTGCGTGCCATGGTTCCTCCTATTTCCCGAATTTGGGGATGGGGTGTTCACTGAGGGGCAGAGCGATGTTCTTGAGCTCGGTGTAGAACTCCAGGCTGTATTCTCCTCCCTCGCGGTGGGTCCCCGAGAACTTCACCCCTCCGAAGGGGGTGGGCAGGTGCCGGACGTTGTGCGAGTTGATCCAGGTCATGCCCGCCTCCAGGTGCAGCGCCAGGCGGTGCGCCCGGGTCACGTCCTGGGTCCAAACGTAAGCGGCCAGCCCGTACTTCACGTCGTTGGCTTTGCGTAGGGCGTCGGCTTCGTCTTTGAAGGGAATCACCGTCAGGATCGGGCCGAAAATCTCCTCCTGGGCGATGCGCATGTGGTTTTCGCCCACGAAGAGGCCAGGGGAGAGGTAGTTACCCTCGCTGCCCACCCGCTCCCCGCCCACCACCAGCCGGGCGCCCTCCTCCTGGCCGATCTGCACGTAGTTCAGCACCCGCTCCAGATGCTCCGGGTGAATCAGGGGCCCCACCTCGGTCTCCGGGTCGAGGGGGTGGCCTACTTTCACCCGCGCCGCCCGCTCGGCTACCCGGTTGACGAACTCCTCCAGGAGGCCCTCGTGCACCAAGGCGCGGGAGTTCGCCGTGCAGCGCTCGCCGTTGAAGCTATAGATCTGGAAGATGGTGGCGTCGGTGGCCCGATCCAAGTCGGCGTCCGGAAAGATGATCGCGGGAGATTTACCCCCGAGCTCGAGGGAAAGCCGCTTGAGGTACGGGGCGGAGTTCTGGGTGATGATCGCGCCGGTGGTGGTCTCGCCGGTGAATGAGATCAGCGGCACCTCGGGGTGGCGCACCAAGGCGTCGCCCGCCTCCTCGCCAAAGCCCTGCACCACATTGAGCACGCCGGGCGGCAGATCGGCCTCCTGGATCACCTCGGCCAGCTTCCAGGCGGTGAGGGGCGACCACTCGGCGGGTTTCAGCACCACCGTGTTGCCGAAGGCCAACGCGGGGGCGATGCGCCAGGTGGAGAGCATCAGCGGGGCATTCCAGGGGGTGATGATCCCGCAGACCCCTACCGGCACCCGCACGGTGTAGTTGATCCACTCCGCGTCCACCGGGTAGGTACGCCCGTCCATCGCTCGCTCGGCCCACTCCGCGTAGAAGCTGAAATTTTCTGCCGCCCTGGCTACCTGCGCCCGCACGATCCGCAGCACTTGTCCCGCGTCCAGGCACTCGATCACGGCTAGTTCGTCGGCGTGTTTTTCCAGCAGCTCGGCGATCTTGAGCAGGTACTTTTTGCGCGCTCTGGCGGAGAGCCGCCACTTGTCGAAGGCGGCCCGGGCCGCCCGAGCTGCCTTGTCCACGTCCTCGGCGTGGCCCCGGTAAACGTGGGCCAGCACCCGGTTGTCGGAGGGGTCGAGGCTTTCGAAGCTCTCCCCTCGAGCCCCCGCCACGAACTCCCCCCCGATGAAGTGGGGGATGGTGGTGGCGGCGAGTTCCCGCCGTACCTGGGCGATGAACTCAGGGCTGATGCCTGTGGTTTTCTCGGCGACGTTCATGCTTCACCTCGTTGGCGGATATAGGCTTCGACATTGCCCAAGCAGCAAGCACCCTGAGGGTTGCGAAGCTCACAGGCGCAGCGCTTTGCTTGGATGTGCGCGCGGATGTCCTGAACCGCGTGGACAAAGCCGCTTTTGATCTGTTCCTCGAGCTTGGCCCTGGTCCATCCGAAGCAGTAGCAAAGGGGTACCTCGCCCGAGGGGTCTTTAGGGTAGACCTTTACCCGTAGGTCATCGGTGGTGAAGGCTTGGCGGGAGGAGTAGTAGACGACCTCGCACCCCGCAGCCGGGCAGAAGAAAAAGGAATCGCCGGGCTCGAGCCTGGCCAAGGCTTCGTAGGTCAATAAGCTTTTCACCGTTACGAGCTTTACCGGCTTACCCAAAGCGTGATTGGACCTACAGGCTAGGGGTGGGGTCATCGTTTCCTCCCTTCAGCACTAAGGGGAAAAACCACTCGGGCCTTCCGTCCTCGCACCAGACCAGCGCCACCTTTCTCCCTTCACCCCATAAAATTGCCCGCTGGTCAAACTTTTGCCCTAGCTCGAGGGCCTGCTCGAGGCCGATTCCGAATAGGGCAAACCCCTCCTCGGCCCAGGTTCCCTCGGGGGAGGTGCTCAGGCTGGGGGTGTGGGTCAGGCCCAGCCTTTGGATTTCGCGCTCGAGCAGCCGGTGCCGCCGCAGGTTTTCCTCCTGCGATAGGGGTTGGCTTCCGGGGTTGTAGGCGGTGAGGATGGCGAAGCGCTGCCCCGCGAAGAGCCCCTCGCCCGTAGGCTGCCGGCTCAGGGTGAAGGCCACCCCCGCCGCCCGGTAGACGGCGCTCTGGTAGGCTTGGGCCAGGGGTTCGCTCCTCATAAGACCAAACTCCGGTCCCCCTCCTCGCCGATGACCGGCTCGGCGTCTTCGCTTTCCCACTCGATGGGGTTCTCCAGCGCCCCCAGCCCCTCGATCTCCATGCGCATGGTATCGCCGGGGTGCACCTGGGAGATGCCTTTGGGGGTTCCGGTGAGGATCACGTCCCCGGCCTCGAGGGTCATGAACCGGCTGATGAACTCGATCACCTCGGGGATGCTGAAGATCATGCCCCGGGTGGTGGCTTCCTGGCGCAACTCGCCGTTGACGTAGGCCCGCATCCCGAGGTTGTGCGGGTCGGGGACCTCATCGGCGGTGACGTAGTAGGGGCCCAGCGGCCCGAAGGTGTCCCAGCCCTTGCCCCGCAGGGGTGGGCGGAAGGTGTTGGAAACGTAGTCGCGCACCACCAGGTCGTTGGCGATGGTATAGCCGCCGACGTAGTCCATGGCGTCTTTGGCCTTCACCCGCCGCGCGTTTCGCCCAAGGATCACCGCCAGTTCGCACTCGAAGTGCATGAACTTGGCCCCCCGGGGGTAGATCACCGTGCCCTTGTGGGGTAAGAGCGTGGTGTTGGGTTTCCAGAATAGGGCGGGCTCGCTGGGCCGCTTGAGGCCGAACTCGTCGGCGTGCTCGGCGAAGTTGAGGGCCAGCGCGATCACCTTGCCGGGCTGGACGGGAAGCTGCCATTGCACCCGTTCCGGGTCGTGGGCCTCTCCGGCGTGGTCCACCAGCAGGCCTTCTTGGAGGTGGCCCTCGAGCAGGCGGCCTTTGACGATGAAGCGGGCGCGCTTCACACGTACTCCTTCTGGGCGGGGTCGGTCAGGACGGGCGGGTGGGGTTCTTTCCTGGGGATGAGCCCATAGGACTCGGCCATCCGGCGTAGCCGGGCCTCGACCTCGGGGGTGGTGGGGCCTAAGGGCTCGCGCCACTCTTTCTCGATAAGGCCCATCCAGGAGAGCACCGTCTTGAGCGGGATGGGGTTGGTGTCCCAGAAGATGGCGTCGTTGGCCTCGAGGCCGTAGTAGTGCAGCTCCAGGGCTTCCTTGTACCGCCCCTCGAGCGTGAGCTGGCACATCTGGGCGGTCTC
The Meiothermus sp. Pnk-1 genome window above contains:
- a CDS encoding 3-hydroxyacyl-CoA dehydrogenase, which gives rise to MRETQMQREAKMGREMVAILGAGTMGRGIAQVAAQAGHPVWLYDPSQEALERAKAEIAADLSRQAERGRLRENPEAILERIQTAHELSGQMAEAAWVIEAAPERLELKQTLLAQAAQIAPAAILATNTSTLSVSAIAAACPQPERVIGLHFFNPAPRMRLVEVIPGLRTAPEVVHKALELARSWGKEPVQAADMPGFLVNRVARPFYGEALRLYGEGIPKEHIDWIAKGLGFPMGPFELMDLIGLDVNLAASRSVYEGFFGEPRYRPHPLQAQRVAAGMLGRKSGVGWYTYPPGPPPLPEAPSANLEQAPTAFIVGPHPLAQSLRQRYRHTEEPAQADFILDCRVKLERKGNLPERLPVVTLVWGHSASAAAEAYPDRPVAGFSLVPPLSEGNIAEVYAPISGENAAVRLAQRYFQAHGHRVLELPDQPGGVGFRILALLINEAVSAVAEGLATPADLDRAMRLGTGYPRGPLEWAEAIWLKPVLRALEGLHGELGEDRYRPHPLLQRMVATGSESFSGRHWNSSVQGGNP
- the hpaD gene encoding 3,4-dihydroxyphenylacetate 2,3-dioxygenase, producing the protein MVTTPNIIRIGHGVFYVTDLERSRRFYVDLLGLNVLHERPGALYLRGVEDREWTLKLEQAPAAGIKHLAYRVATQADLDALVALAEAEGLPWRWESEQDRPRLLRMQDPFGVPVAFYAESQKYPWLLQSYHLHRGPGLQRIDHVNVMSPQVEATMRWYMDRLAFRLSEYTEDDEGRIWAAWIQRRGGVHDLALTNGSGPRLHHFAYWMPDANSILRACDILAGARETDAIERGPGRHGISNAFFLYLRDPDGHRIELYTSDYLTVDPDFEPIRWHLNDPRRQTLWGAKTPRSWFEEGSRMEAFEGGWVEARESALQGLPQHVI
- the hpaC gene encoding 4-hydroxyphenylacetate 3-monooxygenase reductase subunit; the encoded protein is MSAAFKAALARWPSGVTVVAAAWGQERRGMTASSFSSVSLEPPLILVCVDEKAHLLPVLERAGRFAVNLLAEGQERVSAHFAGKPVPDLEPLGADLAIEGALATLYCTVWRLYPGGDHRIVVGKVEEVRLGEGGHPLLYWNRAYRRIE
- the hpaB gene encoding 4-hydroxyphenylacetate 3-monooxygenase, oxygenase component; this translates as MARTGKQYLEALQQNPPNLWYKGEKVEDPTTHPVFKGITHTLARMYDMQHDPRYRDTLTYEERGKRYAMSLLPARTREDLSRRSAAYKLWADTHLGMMGRSPDYLNAVLMAYEASAEFFGEFADNVRNYVQYVRENDLATTHCLTNPQVNRAKGTTEQPDPYIPVGVVKQTDGGIVVRGARMLSTLPTADELLVFPSTLLKEGPGADKYAVAFAIPTNTPGLHFISREALAEEGSGYDHPLSSRLEEMDCLTVFDEVFVPWERVFILGDLARCNNAYAETGALMHMAHQVVVLKNAKTEAFLGLVSLIAEAIGADAFPHVQEKIAEVIVYLEAMKGFWARAERDAKPNRYGLICPDRGAIDGARNLFPRLYPRLREIVEQVSASGLITLPSEADFDSPVGPYLEKYLQSATLPAHQRVQLFRLAWDMTLSGFGARQELYERFFFGDPVRMYQTLFGVYDKEPYKQRIREFLGWARTPKPEAVAGD
- the hpaE gene encoding 5-carboxymethyl-2-hydroxymuconate semialdehyde dehydrogenase: MNVAEKTTGISPEFIAQVRRELAATTIPHFIGGEFVAGARGESFESLDPSDNRVLAHVYRGHAEDVDKAARAARAAFDKWRLSARARKKYLLKIAELLEKHADELAVIECLDAGQVLRIVRAQVARAAENFSFYAEWAERAMDGRTYPVDAEWINYTVRVPVGVCGIITPWNAPLMLSTWRIAPALAFGNTVVLKPAEWSPLTAWKLAEVIQEADLPPGVLNVVQGFGEEAGDALVRHPEVPLISFTGETTTGAIITQNSAPYLKRLSLELGGKSPAIIFPDADLDRATDATIFQIYSFNGERCTANSRALVHEGLLEEFVNRVAERAARVKVGHPLDPETEVGPLIHPEHLERVLNYVQIGQEEGARLVVGGERVGSEGNYLSPGLFVGENHMRIAQEEIFGPILTVIPFKDEADALRKANDVKYGLAAYVWTQDVTRAHRLALHLEAGMTWINSHNVRHLPTPFGGVKFSGTHREGGEYSLEFYTELKNIALPLSEHPIPKFGK
- a CDS encoding DUF3293 domain-containing protein; translation: MRSEPLAQAYQSAVYRAAGVAFTLSRQPTGEGLFAGQRFAILTAYNPGSQPLSQEENLRRHRLLEREIQRLGLTHTPSLSTSPEGTWAEEGFALFGIGLEQALELGQKFDQRAILWGEGRKVALVWCEDGRPEWFFPLVLKGGNDDPTPSL
- a CDS encoding fumarylacetoacetate hydrolase family protein, producing the protein MKRARFIVKGRLLEGHLQEGLLVDHAGEAHDPERVQWQLPVQPGKVIALALNFAEHADEFGLKRPSEPALFWKPNTTLLPHKGTVIYPRGAKFMHFECELAVILGRNARRVKAKDAMDYVGGYTIANDLVVRDYVSNTFRPPLRGKGWDTFGPLGPYYVTADEVPDPHNLGMRAYVNGELRQEATTRGMIFSIPEVIEFISRFMTLEAGDVILTGTPKGISQVHPGDTMRMEIEGLGALENPIEWESEDAEPVIGEEGDRSLVL